ATCCTAGGTTTGGATGGGTTGTTCTGAGataggagaaggaaaagaaatacattcttGAAGATAGATGGGGGTTGGCTTCAGGACTGCCAACTGCAGTACCAGAGGTAAGAGCAGGCTGAAATTGCTATAATGATCCCCGAGAGTCTCAAAAGTAGATGGTAAAAGATATTAGAGGCTGGAATCTCTCTGGGAGTGACAAAATCATGTCCTGGCAGTAAATAGGATAGACTGAGATTAGGAGCAACAATGTGATGGCCTCTCCTTACGGCATCCTACGAACCTGCGTACATTGCCTTTCCCATTTGTCCcgccaggcaggagcagcagcatttatCCTTGCCCACAAAGGAAGTGAACAAGCAGTCCTTCCCCTTATTGACCACTCTCAGGAATGGAGTCCATGCACTTGAAAAACCTGGAGCCTCCCTTGAACACCACAAACGGCCTGCAGGCCAGGTGGACCTTTGGTCTGAGTGCCAGTGCCTCCATACCAAAGATGACTTTGGGTGCTGCCACCACCACCTGCAAATTGAAGCCTTATCCAAAAGCAAGAGTTCTGCAGTGTCTTTTAGCAGACCCAGTGAACATCTGAGGTCGATGACCCACCAGTTAATAAACATTATTCAAGCATCTGTTTTGCTAAAATCCAAATGTAACATTAAAAATCCCAGAGACACAGAGTACACAGATGGAGAGGACTTGCTCTGCTGTTGTTCCCCATGTCCAAGCTAGTTTTCTAATAGCATTTGATTTATTCACTATCTTCTCCTTTGAGTCTGTAGGCCAATTTCATCTGTTGAGAGGTTTGAGATGCCCTGATAGGCTAATATCAAATACATCTTACTTGTGCTCTGTCCACAAAGaccagcagccaggcagaggaGTGAGACAGAGCCCTGAGCACGGGAAGGGAGGGTGGGCCATTGTCCCCTGTACCTGACCATGCCCAGGGGCAGGCAGCACTGCTCGGCAGCCAGTAATGCAGACAGGGACTATACAAGAGCCAGAGGGCAGCACGGCAGGGCTCAGGAAATGTAGTTTGGAGTAGGTATGAGGAGGAGAACTGGGAATATAAGAAGCTGTTTCTGCAGGAAATCAGGGCTGCGggatgaagggtctggagacAGTGACAGATATTGAGTGTGGACCACTGGAAAGCTGTATGCCTCCCAACTGCTGACCATGcacagaaaaatgggaaaactcACCCTCTTACCTTATTCGAGAAGTGATGAAGTTCACACAAACTGACCTGTTTACCTCATTTGAGCGGAGAGGAAACTCACCCAAATTAGAAGGCGGTAAACTACATTTAGCTGCGTTTAACCTCCACTTGTTAACCTCATTTAACCCCACTGCCTCACTCAGTCTGGAGGTCAGTACAGTCCATGAAACCACACATCTGCCTCTGACTCCCGGGGTCTGGGAGGGACAGAGCTTCATTCTGGTCTCTGTATTCGCTTAAATGGAGAGTATTCTCCAAGTTTACGTTCCCTTTTTTGTTGTGGTGCGTTTTTCTTCGTGGGTTTCCTTCTGAGAGCGGGAGATGGGGACCCCAGCGGGGACACCCCTGCTTTAGGTCCTCTGGGGGCGCATCCCTCCCCCGTTGCGGGGGGTCTGAGCCCAGAGACATCACCGCATGGCAGAAGGTATTAGAGGCTGGAGCCGCTCTGGGAGTGACAAAATCACGTCCTGGCAGAAAAGGGGAGACTGAGATTGGGATCAGCTGTGTGACGGCctctccctatggctgcagagGGAGAGACTATGGCCGCAGCGGTGTGTGTGCGCTGCCGAGAAGGGTCTTTCCCGGATATTCCCTTTTCCCGGCAGTGTGAAAACACGCGGCTAGGAGGGCACGGAGCGCTGACAGTTGGAACTGGGAGCTGTCAGATGCTCGCGTCGGGATAGGAGAGCGCTCGTCAGCTGCGGCAGTCACAGCGGTGGCATTTCCTGCCGGTGCTCGGCGGCGGAGCAGCTGACACACACCGCCGCCCCTCACCGTGCCCCGCGGTGCcgcggctgcggcggcggcggtgacCTCGGCGGGGCTCCCCAGCCGCACCGCCCGGCGAGGGGCGGGGGGACCCCGCTCCGTGcgctgcccccgccgccgcAGTGCCCCCGCACTCCCGCACGCTCCCGCCGCACGTGAGCGCTGCCGCCGGCGCGGAAAGTGTGTCACTGGGTGAGGGGggcggccgggggcggggcggggcggccgccggggcggggcggggtaggggcggggcggggcgggcggcggtgCCGCACTCGCTCTGCGCGGCTCCCCGAGAGCGCTTTTGTTGTAAAGGGGAGGGCGCCGCGGCGGGGACGCGCACCCGCTGCTCTGACAGGAGACAGCGCGGCCGCCCCCCTCCCTCTCTGCCTGCGGGCTGCCTCCCGCCGACTGCATGTAGGGCTGCGGCGGGGACACGGAGCTGGGAAGACAGCGACCGAGCGGAGCCGCGCCGCGCCGACCGGAGCCGAACCGGGCCCGGCGGAACCCAGCGCGGCGCCGCTCGTGCCCCTGCGGGAGGAGGCCGCCATGGAAGTCAGCGCGGGTAAGCGGGGGTCGGCCGCTGCgggaggcggggggggggggggaactgcGCAGGATGgtcccgcggggccgggcgggcgcgggggtGCGGGCGGGGATcggccggggcgcggcggggcggggggagcgcggcgagcggcggcgctgcccggccccggccccgctggtgGCCGGGAcggccccgcgccgcctcaCATGGACCCGCCGGGCGAGCCATGTGCGCGCTGTGTTTACGTTCCGCGCGGCGCGCCCGCTCATTGGCCGCGCGGGGCGGTGACGCGCGCATTGCATAAtagcggcggggcggcggcgcggggcggcgggcggcgcggaCACGTGAGgcgcgcgggcgggcgggcggccgcTGTTTTGGTGACCTACAttcggggcggcggcggcggcgggggcgcgcCGGGGACACGTGGGGCCGCGCCGCCGCTGCGGCGccgggcggccccgcccccgcggctccgcccccgccgcggTGGAGCgcggggggaaggggggggggggcgggcggccGCCGGCGCGGCGCGGTGCGGGGGAGTGCGCGGGGTCGTGGGGGGACACGCGGTGCGGCCGtgtgcggcggcggcggcacgcGGCCCGTCCCGGTGCGCGGGGGCGGCGTTGTGTaacggggagggggcggcccgGGGGCAGCGCAGGGCGGGCCCGGCTCTTCCAGCCCCGGCGCCGCGTGACCGCGGCAGGGAAAAGCCGCAGCCCCGGTGCGGTGGAATGGGGTGAGGCGAGAGGGCGGCTGCGGACACGGCGACCGCGCTCCCCGCTCCCTCTCCGCCTTGTTAGCGAGGGAGATCGGCGGAGTCGGGGGTGCCGGCTGGGGCCCCCCTGCTACCGCAGCGTCCCGGGGTCCGGTTTGATCGCTCGGCCAGCTCGCCGCCTGCTCCGCGCCCCTGCGGCGTTacctcttcccagatctctgtgTTAATGAAATAGCAGCGCGTTGCGGTGCCCCCCGCCCCATCCCTTAAGTGAATCCCACCAGGTAGAGCCCAAGGGGTTCTTGTCACTCAGCCGACGGTGCCTCCGCAGCAGCAGTAGCGCGGCTCCGCGTAGCCCAAAGGACTCATTTCACCACCCTCCGGCGGGTTCCCTAAGAAAATCCCCGGTAGTTCACAGAACCGGGCTGCCTTTCTCCACCGGGCGCCCCGGTACCCCCGTTCTGCGGAGTGCCAGCAGCCGTGTGCACGTGTACGTGCTCCGTGTCTGTGCTCTTTGTTCTGAGATGTCACCCTGTGCTGTGTGCGAGAGTCAACTTTTGACTGCTGACCAAACAAAAACAGGGTTCACAGGGAAGTGTAACttctaaaataacaaaaaatacaagaaatcgTGACCGTGACGCTGGCAAGACTGCCAAGCTCTCTAGGGTGCCAGAGCAGCCCAGCTATCTGGGGCTTCTCCTGCTCTCAGGAGAAGAGGGGCGAAACTCCCCCATAGGCACACACTTTCTGTGCTCCTCTGTGACATTGGCCTTACCCTTGAGGGAAAAGAGCATCTCTTTTATGAGCAGGGTTTAAAGATAATGGGGCGCGGTGGCAGCCTGGAGAAACGTGGAGTTccctgcaggggctgtgctTGCGTGTCCCGATCTGCTTCTTGCAGATAAGGATGGCGCCTGCTGAGAAGCCTGGTGCCTCCCTTGGACCAGGTGAACTGTGAGCTTTGACCTGGCACCTGGCAGAGGCGCGTGCGACACTGGGGGGTGGCACAGACCTTTGTCAAACAGGTGGTGTCTTAGCCCAGCACGGGTGTCTGATGATGCCTTGTTTCTCATGCCGTGGCTGAACCTGTGACCCCCTTGCCAATCCTCCTTTGTCCGAAAACCTGATCCGGAATGCCAGTTTTGTTGCCGCAGAGGTGCTAAGAGGACCGTTATGTCTAATAAAAGTATTGAAAATTTGTAAGTCAGAATTGTTCCCTGCAAGCAGTAGTGTTTCCAGGGTTGTATAATACTGCTGCTTTCATCTCTGAGTAGGTGATGGCTGATGTTAGATGCTACAGCCCCTGCCTGCCGTGCCAATTCAGTTCATCAAGGACTCTACAGACACTAgtgcttttttcctccaaaggAAGGCAGTGCATAGcctttttaaagttttgaaTTCTTACTAGTGTGTGGAGTTCCTTGCTGCAATGTCCTGAGTCATCAGTGAAGAGTCTATTGAACAATAGAGGCATAAAATGTAGAACATACTGAGTGTAATTTATCTAAACAGTTTCATGGCTATGGGTTTTGAAATTCTTGTGTGAAATATCAAATGTTTTTATACTGACTTTTGAAATGCTGAGTCTTGGAGACAAACTTGTATGAAGTGCAGACAATTTCTCTTGCTTACGAGCAAGAAGAAGGAGACTGTAAAAAGCCAGAACTACTCCCAGGTCTGCCTGAGGACAAAAAGCTGTTTCATCTCAGGGATTCTCAAGTGTGTCAGATTGCAAGACGCGGTAGGACAGAGACTGTTTGCAAATAGCAGCCTGGCAGTTGGAGTTTAGCTGCTGCTAGAAACGCTACAAAGGCTTGCAGTTGGACAAATGGCGTTCAGTAGGCTAACCAGACTGCAgtgctatttccttcccttGCCCCCTTCCCCTCTGCATTGTGAGcacctcccagcccttcctttctgtgcctctggcGCGTAGCCTGCATGAAGTCTTTTTCTCTGCCCTATTTCTGTCCCTAACCTAGCTTGTTTGCATTCTGGCTCCACAGTGCTGTAAGATCCTGTCTTTGCTGTGGCTCCAGATGAGCTCTGCACAGAGGGTGGCCAGGGAGACTCTCTCTGGGTCACTCcatgccctgtccctgctgccccatcCTTCCAACACCATGGCTTGTTGCTCCATCTTTTGGTTAAGCCGTTTCATCTTGGCCTGGACCAGAGGAGGCTGATAAGATGGGAGAAGGGGATGGGGCAGACTGGGAGGTCAGCCGTAGAAAACAAATGGAGACAAACAAGCttgagggagagagggagggaaaggagcgCTCCCAGGAGCGTGTAATGGCTgatgtggtggtgctgggtcaCGGCGTGGCTCACATGGCAGCGGTGCATGTCTGCTGGTTATGTCACTAcgtgctgccttttttttcttgccttagGGGGTGTGATAGCTTACATCAGCTCTTCGAGCTCGGCATCTAGCCCAGCCTCATGTCACAGCGAGAGCTCAGACAGCGGTTTCCAGTCGTCCTCTTCGCCTGTGCCATCTCCTCCAAACAGCTCCTCCTCGGAAAGTGGATGCAATGGCCGGAGCAGTGAAGGCTCTGACGGGGCACCGAAGAGCGATCGGCTGGAGGAGACTATTAAAACAAACCAGTCAAGTGTTGCTGGTTTGACAAAAGGCCATAATGGAGTCACAAGTATGTTTGGTGCCAGTTCCTGAAAACACCGTTTTCCCCTTACGTATCACAACCGGGTCCCCCTTTGGCTTGTGGTGCAGGCGCACAGCAAAGCctccattttttcttttggcagTGTGTGTGTGGTAATACATACAGTGTTGCCACACAAATGCTGATACGATGGGGGTCCCATTGCTGCCAACTTCAAACAGTCCATAAATACAGTCCAGCTTTGCTTCAAATTTTCATCAGTGAAAACTGATCTTAGTAAAATCAAACACTTGGTTAGAAAGAAGTGATGAAGTAAAGGTAACGTAATCAGAAATTGTCTTCAAGAGTATTTATGGAACTGTCTTGGAAATCTAGTTTCTCTACTCTTTCATGCTCTGTCCCCTGCCCCTtcaccttccctcctccccagttgtgaggaacaaaataaataaattacccAAGCATCATACTGACATAGCTGTGGGTGGAACAGTTATCTTTTTGATTCCAAGTCACAGTTTGtgaatgtgaaaaataaaatacttgtaAACCAGAACTAAGGGATGGCCTTTTAAAATACAACAGTCTATCTCCACCTGTTTACTTCACACTTCTTTTGGTAATCAGAAAAGATCAATGGTAGAGAAGTATATTTGAACAGTTTGGAAGGGCAGGATTCAAAATAAGTACTGGAATGAGTGATTAAGCAAACAGCTGGAATTTAGTCCTTTGGAGGCTGAATTTTTATTGGCAGAATTGTTTTGTCATTTTGGATTGTTACGAAGCTAGAATAAGTGTCTAATAGTTCTACCTCAAATAGGGGTTTTTTGtcggtttggctttttttttaaagtcttccTACCTTAAGTTCTTAGTAAGAACCTTTACTTAAAAATTCTCTAGTAACTAGATTTTTGGTATCAGGGTAGAGGTTCCTGAAATGAAAGCTGTTGGAAATTGTTCAGATAGATAGACAACTTTTTTAGCTCAGTACTAactgtgttaaaaaaaagagaaaaaaataaaaacttgtggtttggttctttttctttttgaaaaccttaaaaaaatgttttagttTCTCTTTATAAATGAAACCCAAATGTCAAATAAGTTACTTTTCTGGTAGAATATGTTTCTGTGGGAGTATTTCCAGCTGTCTCTGTTGGATTAAGGTAACTTTGTGGTTACTGAACTCACTGGTAAAATTCCCATTGGCTTCAGTGAAACCAATGTTAGACCAGCACTTAGGACTTGCAAAAAAATTTTATTGACAAGCTGAAATAAAATAGGTGGGGGAAAAACTTAAAAAACGCAAGCCATGAGCATTTTTACAGGATTGAGAAGGTATTTTCAAGTCCAAGTGTGCAAGCCATTCTGGATATGCACTCAAATGAGTGGTCTCTACATGTGTAGATATGGCTGAGTTACCAGTCCTAAATTGTTATCAAATAGGTACAGTGTATGGCTGGTGTTGAATATATTATAGAGTGTCCTTTAGTGTTTCtggtttttaagaaaaagtGTTTATTCTCTGTTGGGGAAACTGTAGCCTTTCATAGGCTTTCTTGTCCTGATGGAAAAAACAGATTGAGCCTGAACTTTGGTGGCCTAGTTAACTGAATGGTCCTTTTAAAAGTGCTTAAATGTAAGCAGACTTTCTTTTTCTACTGCTGagtgcagtgctgctgtgtttgAAAGCCCAGTGAATATGTGCTTTCTCCCTATTCGGTTGAGTGCTTCGTGTTTGTCCTCTTTTTCCCCCACCCTTGCACTGGTACCTTCTGAACTGTTCAGGGGGTTTGTACATTCATGTTGTCTGTTcttctgctgtatttttttgtgtgttgaaCTGACCTGACATATTTCGATTTAAGTCCAGGTTTTAAAAGCTGGAAACATGTTCCTGCAGTTGTCATTGGTTTCTATATCCTTGACTTTTTTGTTTGATTCTAGAATTTAATGGCATGGTCCTTCTTTGCAAAGTCTGTGGAGATGTCGCTTCAGGATTTCATTATGGTGTTCATGCCTGTGAGGGCTGCAAGGTGAGCTATATTTCTGCTCACCTTTCTGCTGGTGAAATGCTCAAGTTTTCCCCATAGGGGAAAAGGGGTGTTACTGCcaaaaaaaatttcagtatAGTTCTCTGTTTAAATATGAGAAATTTTGGAAGCTGTAGGGAACAGGCAAACCGCTTAGGAATATACAGCATTTTCCAAACTCTGCAGTACTTTCTGTTCCCACCCCTTGTCCAATCCTGCCTGACTTGGAGCACACAGCAGAGAACAAGAACTGGAAGCTGAGGTGGTAAGGACCATGTCACGCAAGACATGTGCATGTTAATTGCATTAAGATAGTGGGTGTGAGTTGTCACCTGGGCTGGGACACAGAACAAAACAGCTTTGGAAAAGCAATTCTTTACCACAGGGAGAGCCAGAAGTAGATACATATTTTCTTAACCTGTAACATTGCAAATGTTATGTTCTGTGAAGGAGCTTATCAACATAAAGGGTTATGTGAAAGAAACACCTTTGAAAGTCATGTGGTGCAGCAGAATGGTTTTGTTGCCAAACTGCAGAGATGGAAGTCAAAAGATGTTATTTTGACTCCCATCTTTGCACTTGATGTCATAGGTATTTGAGAGCACATCTTAGGAATTGTTAGTGCAGTGATAGAGGTAATACTGGAGATACGTTGCTCTTAGGTGCTGACTATGCAGGGAACAACTTAGCGTCTTCTGTAATTAGAAATCATAACTAGTTCACATTACATACAGATCACACACAAAGGGGAAGTAAGTCATGAGGAGTACCAAGTTCTTTAAAGTCTCTTGgggctgatggctctgaagcaGCTGATGTTATGCAGTGAGGTTTTCTGTGCTTACAGATAGGTGAATCTTGGCAGAAGGATTTGACATGTGCTGTAATGAtagttgtgggattttttttgcttgtttacaGGGTTTTTTCAGAAGAAGCATTCAGCAAAACATCCAGTATAAGAAGTGCTTGAAGAATAACAACTGCTCTATAATGAGAATGAATAGAAACAGATGCCAGCAGTGTCGTTTCAAAAAATGCCTGTCTGTTGGGATGTCAAGAGATGGTACGTTCCTGTACTGAGCAGGGAACCTCTGAGAGGGAATCTACTGCCCACCTCAAAACCAGTTGCTGAGGGTCTTAATGGCAGATAATGCAGCCAAGCCCTATTGTGGAGGACAGGTTCCCTGTCTGAGAGCATTCAGTTCCGCTTGCCCTCTTGCTCCATGAGTGTCCTGGGCTGGTAAGGTAACACTGTGGGCAGCCTTCTGCAGCACTGTCCTCCCGCCTGTGGAGGCTGATGCAGTGGGACGTGCTGCAGTGGCCTGCTAGGGGGATGGTTGTAATGAGTGTCTCGATTTTGGTTTAATGAGTTAAGACTTAGAGCTGTATCCTACCTGAATCTGAACAAGactcatatttttctttttttttttttctttttttttctgttttcttttgttgctaTTGCTTTTTCAATGAAAGGGAATTCTGCCCAACCTGATAGCCTTAGAGTAGTCACTATAGAGCCTAAAGAGTTAGCTTTGGGTGCATAGGATGAGTATGTatctgctcctttttttttttttctttctttcttttcttagagggagaggaaaggcagGGAGGAAATAGTGGTATTGGTCTGTGTCTCTGACCACCTTGCTGGCTGTCCCCTCCTTGTGACATTTTATTAAATAATGCTGAAAGCATAGTTCATTTGTCTGCTACAACTTACTGTCACAAACCAGAACGCTTCATTCTgtttcactttttaattttctctgggTGCATATTTCACAAGAACTAGGAATCTTGGGCTGTTAATAATTTAGTGGGTGGAGTGTTAGAACTTCCTTTAAATAATTGTTCCGAGTTCATGTCGTGCCTAGGAGTTATTTCATCCCCTAGGCGCTTGTTTGCGCACAAGGCTGCACCTGCTTTAATGAAAGAGACTTAGTTACATTAATGATGGACTACTGCATGAGCATAATTACATCAGTCGAAACTGGTTATAAGCCCTTGTGCGGCTGCGGTTGGACAGGGTGGTAGAGGCAGTTGTAGATTCCCTAGGACAGGGTCAAAAGTGCTGCAGCCACAATGATGCCCATCCCCTTGCCAGCAGAAAATGTCCTTGTCAAGGCAAAGTTGTCAAGAAAATTTGCCAAGGTAAGCTTCGTTCAGCATTGATTCTCTTGTTTTGGTAAGTTATGTAATTGGTCCATGAGGACCTGTCTTGTAGGACTTTTATGCAAAGATGATATGAACTGTGTTTACATTCAGCTAATTGTCAGCTCACAGAGTTGTGCTGATTTAGTAGATCCAACTTTAAAGCCTGACACTTAGTCAGTCAGCACAACTGTGTGTATACTCCACAGCCAGGTTTGAGGCAAAAGGGGAAAAGGCCTTACAGACTGTGTGCTTTAGAGCTGCCTTCTGCCTGTATGCAAACAACAGCATACATTAGGACTCATGCCAGTCCTATGCCCCAGAAGCTCTTTGACTTCACTGGTAATACCCCTGCTGTAGTATTGGTGAGAGCCGTTACAATCTTGCCTTAAAAGGCAGGACTTTTTGTTGGGGTGTGTTATTTTGTGTGTGCATGCTAACACTTTCAggagtgacttttttttttttctttttttttttttccctttccaccaCTATCCATTTCTCCACCTTGGTAGCTGTTCGATTTGGCCGTATTCCCAAACGTGAAAAACAGAGGATGCTGATTGAAATGCAGAGTGCCATGAAAACCATGATGAACAGTCAGTTCAGCAGTCACTTGCCCAACGAAGCATTAACAGAACATCAAGACCAAGCACCTCAAGAAGATCTTTCCTCCAAGCCCAAACAAGAGCAAGAAACCATCAAAagcccttctccccctcctagTGCTGACATGGCTAAGGAGGAAGTGATTGGTATGGTCACTAGGGCCCACAAAGACACTTTCATGTACAACCAAGAACAGTCCCAAAACCCAGCAGAGATGATGCAGCCCCAGAGTGGGGAGAGAGTGTCAAAGAGCACCGAGCAGTACATCTTGAGCAGTGAGCACTGTGTTGGTGGCCTCGGTGGCCCTCAGTACCCTGAAAGGGAGCAGCACCTTGGTGGACAGTACAAAGGGAGGAGCACAATGCATTATCCAAGCGGGCACACCATGTGCTTCACAAACAGCCACTGCATGAACTTCACCAGTGGTTACACTCAGCGAATGTGTGAGAGGATCCCAGAAGATGGCTTTTCTCCAAACAAGAATACCACTTACTCTTGCAGCACTGGAGGAAGAATGCATCTGGTATATTGATATCAATTGTTTGATTTGACTTAGTTATTGGTGGGTGTGATCCAGCTATGCCTGAGTGGTCAGTGAAGCTGCATGCAGTTGGCACAATTGCTGAAACTTTAAAGGGTGACACAAGTTTGATAGTGCAAATTAGGATGAAGGACAAAAACGGCTCAATTTGTGAAGGATTTGAAATCATATAAGTGATGGAGCTTCTTGACTTGGCTTTTAGCTAACTGAAAGTAAAATAACATCAAAGAGTATTGGTTGGAAAAAAAGTCACGGGTTTTTTATGTGACTtgactttaaaatgaaaataggaGTTTATAAATACCGCTTTTCACTCAGTCCTTTTGAAGACTTTACTTTTTTCAAATAATCTATACAGTCAGATGTACTGTATTTTCATTAAGGGTATTCAGAGAAAATTTCTGGGGTCAAACCCCAGGGCTAGAATTTTAAGCCAGTCTACAGGCCTTGCTGTGGGTTCCAAAATCTCTGTTGCAGGGTGAGCTGCTTTTTTGGTGGTGgagattttttggtttgttttgttttaatgaggCCCACAGGCTATGCATCCTTTTCAGTGTAGAACATCTTCAGATCTGAACAGAGGCAGGAGGAAGATGCAGAGCTAAACTATTAGAGAGAAGTTCAGGGTCTTTTCTGTAGTACTTACGCAAGTGAGGCTATGGACACACTTCTGGGTGCCTCAGATGACTTTGCTAGAGCATTTTCTCACTGAATTCTTAACAAGGATGCTTCCTGGTTTTTTGCATAtggttgttggtttggtttggttgggattttttttgcctttccttaACAGGTCCCTCTCATTTGCCTTGCACCTGCTGTTTCTCTGCCATTCAGGCAACCAGTTCTGTAAGCCCCTTAAAAtagattttccttctctttatcaCTGGAGCCGCCTGGGATGAGAGAACATAACATCCTCATTCTCATCCTGCGCTCCTGGTGTGAGGCGTGAGCCCCTGACCTTTCTGAAGTACTTGAGCTGCcagtgtttttcttccttctactTTATAAAGATCCTTCACAGGTTCTTGGAGACCCCCCAAAGGTCTCCACAGTGAAGGTGTTTATTTTGATGCTGTATTTCCATGGGGACTTTTtggctgttgtttttttttttttacccttcttTGTCTACTGCATCTATAGACCATGCCATCCGTAGCAGGGTCTGACCTTAATTGCAGACTCCAGGCACTACAACATGGCAAATAATAATACCCAGCCTTTCTTCCTTGCAGGGAAAGTATGTGGTGTCACTACAACGGCATTCTTGGCGCTCCTGGGAGGCAGAGGTCAAACCTGTCAGTATGGG
This genomic interval from Aphelocoma coerulescens isolate FSJ_1873_10779 chromosome 2, UR_Acoe_1.0, whole genome shotgun sequence contains the following:
- the NR1D2 gene encoding nuclear receptor subfamily 1 group D member 2; the encoded protein is MEVSAGGVIAYISSSSSASSPASCHSESSDSGFQSSSSPVPSPPNSSSSESGCNGRSSEGSDGAPKSDRLEETIKTNQSSVAGLTKGHNGVTKFNGMVLLCKVCGDVASGFHYGVHACEGCKGFFRRSIQQNIQYKKCLKNNNCSIMRMNRNRCQQCRFKKCLSVGMSRDAVRFGRIPKREKQRMLIEMQSAMKTMMNSQFSSHLPNEALTEHQDQAPQEDLSSKPKQEQETIKSPSPPPSADMAKEEVIGMVTRAHKDTFMYNQEQSQNPAEMMQPQSGERVSKSTEQYILSSEHCVGGLGGPQYPEREQHLGGQYKGRSTMHYPSGHTMCFTNSHCMNFTSGYTQRMCERIPEDGFSPNKNTTYSCSTGGRMHLVCPMSKTPHVDPNKSGHEIWEEFSLSFTPAVKEVVEFAKRIPGFRDLSQHDQVNLLKAGTFEVLMVRFASLFDAKERTVTFLSGKKYSVDDLHSMGAGDLLNSMFEFSEKLNALQLSDEEMSLFTAVVLVSADRSGIENVNSVEALQETLIRALRTLIMKNHPNEASIFTKLLLKLPDLRSLNNMHSEELLAFKVHP